In the genome of Nonlabens sp. MB-3u-79, one region contains:
- a CDS encoding glycosyltransferase, whose amino-acid sequence MQKSKNILIAPLNWGLGHATRCIPIIDAIIKNGDRPIIASDGLALALLKKEYPKQTFIELPSYDISYAKEGQNLRLKMLKDSPKIWMAIRNEHQMLQEIIPKYTISGIISDNRLGLYSNLVPSVIITHQLQVLSGSTTWLSTQLHLHYIKKYDYCWIPDADGPDNLSGKLSYNEDFEIEKVYLGPLSRFKNTGNYQKKYDLMVLLSGPEPQRGIQEKRLLTELKTYKGEVLFIAGKVEKEQKVEKKGRLTYYNYLSTDGLQKALDRSEMVLSRSGYTTIMDLQKMGKKAFFIPTPGQFEQEYLAELLDQKEIVPYATQEDFHIQMLSRVEHYKGLGSIQSSSRSLSSILEETFSSVNENSDPIPSSLST is encoded by the coding sequence ATGCAAAAATCAAAAAACATTTTGATTGCCCCTTTAAACTGGGGGTTAGGTCACGCCACAAGGTGTATTCCTATTATAGACGCAATTATTAAAAATGGAGACCGCCCTATTATCGCTAGTGATGGACTAGCACTAGCGCTACTTAAAAAAGAATACCCAAAACAGACCTTTATAGAACTTCCTTCTTATGACATATCCTATGCTAAAGAAGGACAAAATTTAAGGCTAAAAATGCTAAAAGACTCTCCTAAAATATGGATGGCTATACGCAATGAACATCAGATGCTTCAAGAAATCATTCCTAAATATACTATTTCAGGAATCATCTCTGACAATAGGCTAGGACTTTACAGCAACCTCGTCCCTTCTGTAATTATAACGCATCAATTACAAGTATTATCTGGCAGCACCACATGGTTGAGTACACAACTGCACTTACATTATATAAAAAAATACGATTACTGCTGGATTCCTGATGCAGATGGACCAGACAACCTCTCTGGCAAACTATCCTATAACGAGGATTTTGAAATTGAGAAAGTGTATTTAGGACCTCTTTCTAGATTTAAGAATACCGGTAATTACCAAAAAAAATACGATCTAATGGTATTGCTCTCCGGCCCAGAACCGCAAAGAGGTATTCAAGAGAAAAGATTGCTTACGGAGCTCAAAACATATAAGGGAGAGGTATTATTTATAGCCGGTAAAGTAGAAAAAGAACAAAAGGTAGAGAAAAAAGGACGCCTTACTTATTACAACTATCTTTCTACAGATGGATTACAAAAAGCACTAGATCGTTCAGAAATGGTGTTGAGTAGAAGTGGTTATACAACTATTATGGACCTACAAAAGATGGGTAAAAAAGCATTTTTTATCCCTACCCCAGGTCAGTTTGAACAAGAATACCTCGCAGAATTGTTAGATCAAAAAGAGATTGTTCCCTACGCTACTCAAGAAGATTTTCACATACAAATGCTCTCTCGCGTAGAGCACTATAAAGGATTGGGAAGTATTCAATCTTCTTCAAGGTCGCTTTCTTCGATTTTGGAAGAAACTTTTTCTAGCGTAAATGAAAATTCAGATCCTATCCCTAGCTCGCTATCTACATAA
- the gdhA gene encoding NADP-specific glutamate dehydrogenase: MEKNIQDFIDLIKSKNPNEPEFIQAVSEVAEAVIPFIENNPKYASDKLLERMAEPERVTMFRVPWTDDSGEVQVNRGYRIQMNSAIGPYKGGLRFHPSVNLSILKFLAFEQVFKNSLTTLPMGGGKGGADFNPKGKSDREVMRFCQSFMVELQRVIGADTDVPAGDIGVGGREIGFLFGYYKKLRNEFTGILTGKGRSYGGSLIRPEATGYGNVYFAENMLKTRGEDVKGKTVVISGSGNVAQYAAEKILQLGGKVVTMSDSGGYIYDAAGIDADKLAFIMDLKNNKRGRISEYVDTYSNATYHEGERPWSVKCDIALPCATQNELNGDEAKTLVSSGCVCVAEGANMPCTPEAIEYFLENKILFSPGKASNAGGVATSGLEMSQNSMRYSWTAEEVDGKLHSIMNDIHEACVTYGKDKDGFVDYVKGANIAGFVKVADAMLAQGIV; this comes from the coding sequence ATGGAAAAAAACATCCAAGATTTTATCGATTTGATAAAAAGTAAGAACCCTAACGAACCAGAATTCATCCAGGCAGTGTCTGAGGTGGCTGAAGCCGTTATACCTTTTATCGAGAATAATCCCAAATATGCTAGCGATAAGCTGCTAGAACGTATGGCAGAACCAGAACGTGTCACCATGTTCCGTGTACCATGGACAGATGATAGTGGAGAAGTTCAGGTAAACAGAGGTTATCGCATTCAGATGAATAGTGCTATAGGTCCCTATAAAGGGGGATTGAGATTTCACCCTTCTGTGAATTTGAGCATTCTTAAATTTCTTGCTTTTGAGCAAGTATTTAAAAATAGCCTGACCACATTGCCTATGGGTGGTGGAAAAGGTGGTGCTGATTTTAACCCTAAAGGAAAGTCAGACCGTGAAGTGATGCGTTTTTGCCAGTCCTTTATGGTAGAGCTTCAACGCGTTATCGGTGCTGATACCGATGTGCCAGCAGGTGATATAGGTGTAGGGGGACGTGAAATAGGATTTCTTTTCGGCTATTATAAGAAACTGAGAAATGAATTTACAGGTATACTTACTGGTAAGGGACGTTCTTATGGAGGTTCATTAATACGTCCAGAAGCAACAGGTTACGGTAACGTTTATTTTGCAGAAAACATGTTGAAGACACGTGGAGAAGATGTAAAAGGAAAAACAGTTGTGATTTCTGGATCTGGAAATGTAGCACAATATGCTGCAGAGAAAATCCTTCAATTGGGAGGTAAGGTAGTTACGATGTCAGATTCTGGAGGTTATATTTACGATGCAGCTGGTATCGATGCAGATAAACTAGCATTTATAATGGATCTTAAAAACAACAAGCGTGGTCGTATTTCTGAGTATGTAGATACTTACTCAAATGCTACCTATCATGAAGGGGAGCGCCCTTGGTCTGTAAAATGTGATATCGCATTACCATGTGCTACTCAAAATGAGTTGAACGGTGACGAAGCAAAAACACTAGTTTCTAGTGGTTGTGTTTGTGTAGCTGAAGGAGCTAACATGCCTTGTACTCCAGAAGCGATAGAATATTTCTTAGAAAATAAAATTTTGTTCTCACCAGGAAAGGCATCTAATGCTGGTGGTGTTGCTACATCTGGTCTTGAAATGTCTCAAAACTCTATGCGTTACAGCTGGACTGCTGAAGAAGTAGATGGTAAACTTCACAGCATCATGAATGATATTCACGAGGCTTGTGTAACATATGGAAAAGATAAGGATGGGTTTGTAGACTATGTGAAAGGAGCAAATATTGCTGGTTTTGTTAAAGTTGCAGACGCTATGCTAGCACAAGGAATTGTGTAG
- a CDS encoding THC0290_0291 family protein, whose protein sequence is MHSKKYITTFLLFFAMVTVSNAQLGFSHELGFIAGPVAFQSDYGERYDFNTNKGNVGIGVGIVHYINFAYRADCDCYSADTYWNDHFKIRSEIAYHETTLNHLGPESDKISLGGLQLRSMEGKAKVFEAGAQIEWYPLSIRDFQSGQPKIAPYIGFGARYVNYRPEATSSLGPLGNPITTYPTFIDRIDTSQGSAIALTGDIGFRYKVGPLSDLLISSKWHYYVDSNYVDGLSPNNVNNRANDWIWWFNVGYIFYL, encoded by the coding sequence ATGCACTCAAAAAAATACATTACTACATTCCTGCTCTTCTTTGCAATGGTAACGGTTAGTAATGCACAATTAGGTTTTTCTCACGAACTAGGTTTTATTGCCGGTCCAGTGGCTTTTCAAAGCGACTATGGTGAGCGCTACGACTTTAATACAAACAAAGGAAACGTAGGAATAGGTGTTGGAATAGTGCATTACATCAACTTTGCGTATCGCGCAGACTGTGATTGTTATAGTGCTGACACCTACTGGAATGACCACTTTAAAATACGAAGTGAGATTGCTTATCATGAAACTACTTTAAATCATTTAGGCCCAGAGTCAGATAAAATATCGCTAGGCGGATTACAACTGAGGTCCATGGAAGGTAAAGCGAAGGTGTTTGAAGCTGGCGCACAAATCGAATGGTACCCATTGAGTATAAGAGATTTTCAATCAGGGCAGCCTAAAATAGCTCCTTATATAGGATTCGGAGCTCGTTATGTAAATTATAGACCTGAAGCCACAAGTAGTTTAGGACCTTTAGGAAACCCGATAACTACATACCCAACTTTTATAGATCGTATAGACACCTCACAAGGGAGTGCTATTGCTTTAACAGGAGATATAGGCTTTAGATATAAAGTAGGCCCTTTAAGTGATCTGTTGATCTCTTCTAAGTGGCACTACTATGTGGATAGCAACTATGTGGATGGATTGAGTCCTAACAATGTAAATAACAGAGCAAACGACTGGATCTGGTGGTTTAACGTAGGATATATCTTCTATTTATAA
- a CDS encoding LysE family transporter translates to MVGLLHLFFGLVIGFVGVIPPGLLNLTAAKISVKQNRKAAVIFALGASFVVVGQVYIGVFFSKLLNDNPETLLLLEQFAVIAFVGLSIFFFIRAALDSGTPEVQEINRSAAKLFAQGIILSVLNIFPIPFYIGFSSFLAGRGLFVFTYPTAHLFIIGASCGTFLMLLAYIKYVKKFAFDSNTFARKINYILGGLTLLIAIFTIIRIYG, encoded by the coding sequence ATGGTAGGATTATTACACTTGTTTTTTGGTCTTGTAATAGGGTTTGTAGGAGTTATTCCTCCAGGATTATTAAACCTTACAGCAGCTAAAATAAGTGTCAAACAAAACAGAAAAGCGGCGGTAATATTTGCTTTAGGGGCTTCTTTTGTTGTGGTAGGACAGGTTTATATAGGGGTGTTTTTTTCAAAGTTATTGAATGATAATCCAGAAACCTTGTTGCTCTTAGAACAGTTTGCGGTGATAGCTTTTGTTGGACTTTCCATTTTCTTTTTTATTAGGGCTGCTCTTGATTCTGGAACGCCAGAAGTTCAGGAGATCAACAGATCTGCAGCAAAATTATTTGCTCAGGGAATTATCTTATCCGTACTAAATATTTTTCCTATTCCATTTTATATAGGGTTCAGCTCTTTTCTAGCAGGGAGAGGACTGTTTGTTTTTACTTATCCTACTGCTCACCTTTTCATAATAGGAGCTTCCTGTGGCACATTTTTAATGCTACTGGCTTATATCAAATACGTAAAGAAATTTGCTTTTGACAGCAATACCTTTGCCCGTAAAATCAATTACATTTTAGGAGGACTCACCTTATTGATAGCCATTTTTACCATCATTAGAATATACGGATGA
- a CDS encoding MGMT family protein, giving the protein MSSSDFFLRVYEVVKQIPYGKVTSYGAIAKVLGTPRSSRTVGYAMNASHSDSEVPAHRVVNRNGVLTGKHHFPGTNLMQQLLESEGLIIEEDQIANFKENFWDPIEELGIQE; this is encoded by the coding sequence ATGAGCAGCAGCGACTTCTTCTTGAGAGTATACGAAGTGGTCAAGCAAATTCCTTATGGTAAAGTTACAAGTTATGGAGCTATTGCAAAAGTCCTAGGTACACCTAGAAGTAGTAGAACCGTAGGTTATGCCATGAATGCGTCGCATAGCGACTCTGAAGTTCCCGCTCACAGAGTCGTAAATCGCAATGGGGTTCTTACAGGAAAGCATCATTTTCCTGGAACTAACCTTATGCAACAGTTATTAGAAAGTGAAGGTCTTATTATTGAAGAAGATCAAATAGCAAATTTTAAAGAAAACTTCTGGGATCCAATAGAAGAACTTGGGATACAGGAATAA
- a CDS encoding sensor histidine kinase has translation MSNNTPSQRKSYRFAIRSSIYITAFLFLILFLVTFIDGVQLPAPILLGITMAGFILCFVIIQYRVQRFIYRRIKRIYEDVSLLESSSFDDREIATDMRTLKEQVERFARNKKIEIETLQIRENYRKEFLGNISHELKTPLFTVQGYIDTLIDGAHKDKAIRKKYLERAQKGVERLTYIVKDMDMITRLEVGDMSLDKENFDVITLVKQVFDQFEMKAAKKNISLVFDMKYDQPVMVYADQERILQVISNLIVNSIKYGKQNGTTEVAVEDLINNKAILRVTDNGEGIKPEFIPRLFERFFRVDRTGSRKEGGSGLGLAIVKHIVEAHGERIYVDSELGIGSEFSFTLEKVSSKIEESDLEED, from the coding sequence ATGTCAAATAATACGCCGTCACAAAGAAAAAGTTACCGATTTGCCATTAGATCATCGATCTATATTACAGCTTTCCTATTTTTAATTTTATTCTTAGTTACCTTTATTGATGGGGTCCAGCTTCCTGCTCCTATTCTTTTAGGAATCACCATGGCCGGTTTTATTCTGTGTTTTGTGATTATTCAATATCGGGTGCAGCGATTTATTTACCGTCGTATCAAACGCATCTATGAAGATGTTTCACTTTTAGAATCTAGTAGTTTTGATGATCGTGAGATTGCAACAGACATGCGCACACTGAAGGAGCAAGTAGAACGATTTGCCCGAAACAAAAAAATAGAAATAGAAACGCTTCAAATACGAGAGAACTACAGGAAAGAATTCTTAGGAAATATATCTCATGAATTGAAGACTCCTTTGTTTACGGTACAAGGCTATATAGATACACTTATAGATGGCGCGCATAAGGACAAAGCCATACGTAAGAAATACCTGGAGCGAGCTCAAAAAGGGGTGGAGCGACTTACATATATTGTAAAGGATATGGATATGATCACCAGACTAGAAGTTGGCGATATGAGTCTAGATAAGGAAAACTTTGACGTCATTACCTTGGTAAAGCAGGTTTTTGATCAGTTTGAAATGAAGGCAGCAAAGAAAAATATTTCTTTAGTCTTTGATATGAAATACGATCAACCTGTCATGGTCTATGCAGACCAAGAAAGAATACTTCAAGTGATTTCAAACCTTATTGTGAACTCTATTAAATACGGGAAACAAAATGGAACCACCGAAGTAGCTGTAGAAGATCTCATCAATAATAAAGCTATTTTAAGGGTAACTGATAATGGGGAAGGAATTAAACCAGAGTTTATCCCTAGATTATTTGAACGGTTCTTTAGAGTGGATAGAACTGGATCACGTAAAGAAGGGGGTTCTGGTTTAGGACTTGCGATCGTTAAGCATATTGTAGAAGCCCATGGAGAGCGTATTTATGTAGATAGCGAGCTAGGGATAGGATCTGAATTTTCATTTACGCTAGAAAAAGTTTCTTCCAAAATCGAAGAAAGCGACCTTGAAGAAGATTGA
- the trmB gene encoding tRNA (guanosine(46)-N7)-methyltransferase TrmB, whose protein sequence is MGSKNKLKRFNENDTFKNVLQPSREEVVSGFKHQGKWKEFFGNNNPITLELGCGKGEYAVALARKYPERNFIGIDIKGARFWRGAKTALEEGLDNVAFMRTQIELVDFAFAKAEIQEIWITFPDPQIKYKRTKHRMTNPEFLSKYKHILQPDGVMNLKTDSEFMHGYTLGLLQARGDEILYAHHDVYSNTESPEEVIGTQTFYEKQYLETGKAITYIKFKLK, encoded by the coding sequence TTGGGAAGTAAGAATAAACTCAAACGATTTAACGAAAACGATACATTCAAAAACGTCCTTCAGCCTTCTCGAGAAGAGGTGGTCTCTGGTTTTAAACATCAGGGAAAATGGAAGGAGTTTTTTGGAAACAATAACCCTATAACTCTGGAGTTGGGTTGTGGTAAAGGAGAATATGCTGTCGCTTTAGCGCGTAAATATCCCGAGCGCAATTTTATAGGTATAGATATTAAAGGCGCGCGTTTCTGGCGGGGAGCAAAAACGGCTCTAGAGGAAGGTCTTGATAACGTAGCTTTTATGAGGACTCAGATTGAGTTGGTGGATTTCGCTTTCGCGAAAGCGGAAATTCAAGAAATATGGATCACATTTCCAGACCCTCAAATCAAATACAAACGCACGAAGCACAGGATGACCAACCCTGAGTTTTTATCCAAATATAAACACATCTTACAACCAGACGGAGTTATGAATCTCAAAACAGACTCTGAGTTCATGCACGGTTACACCTTAGGATTATTACAAGCAAGAGGTGATGAAATCTTATATGCTCATCATGATGTTTATTCTAATACAGAGTCACCTGAAGAAGTAATAGGAACACAAACTTTTTATGAAAAACAATATTTAGAAACAGGAAAAGCAATTACTTACATCAAGTTTAAATTGAAGTAA